The DNA window CGACGTGGCGATTGTGCCGACCTTCATCCTGACCCCGCTGACCTACCTGGGCGGCGTGTTCTATTCGGTGAAGCTGCTGCCGACCTGGGCGGAAGCGGCAACGCACGCGAACCCGATCTTCTACATGGTGAACGCATTCCGCTACGGCCTGCTGGGCTCGAGCGACGTGCCGCTGTGGGTGGCCTACGCGCTGATGATCGGCTTCGTGGTGGTGCTGAGCGCACTGGCGCTGTGGCTGCTGAAGCGTGGTGTGGGGATGCGGAGCTGATCTGCACCACCTGTTGATGCTGGACATGAAAAAACCGCCTTTCGGCGGTTTTTTCGTCCTAAGCCGTTGGGCCAACTTAATGACGCGACAGAGGATGAGTCGTGGGGCCATGGTACAGCCGCTCAGTTCGATGTCCACCGCCGCCTATCTCGCCGCATGCATTTAGCCATCGAGATGGGCACGGAAAGCCTTTGTTCCCAGTACTTCAGCGCTGTTGGAAGAGGACGCACGGGCGTTTCTTCGCTATGACGCTTTCGGCATACATGCTGTAAACAAAAGGCCCCGACGAATCCGCCGAGGCCAAATGCCGACCAGGAATCCCCGATCCAGTGCTCGTTATAGCAAAATCGGAAGGCGGGGCTCAGCCCTAACGGTTTCGAACAGATTGGTTGACGAAGGAGCTTGCTCACATGCGCATTCTGGTTCTTGGTGCCGGCGGTACCGGCGGTTACTTCGGCGGGCGTTTGGCCCAGGCCGGGGTGGATGTCACCTTCCTGGTGCGGCCCGCCCGCGCGGCGCAGTTGGCCCAGGATGGGCTGGTGATCCGCAGTCCGCTGGGCGATGCGGCCTTTCCGGTGCAGCATGTGACTGCTGATGGATTGGCCGCGCTGGCGGCTGAGAAGCCGTTCGATCTGGTGATGCTGAGCTGCAAGGCATATGACCTGGAAAGCTCGATTGGAGCGATTGCGCCGGCGGTGTCCTCGCGCACCAATGTGCTGCCGATCCTCAACGGGCTGCGTCACTACACCGCGCTGGATGAACGCTTCGGCCGCAATGCGGTGCTGGGTGGGTTGTGCTTCATCAGTGCGACCAAGGCACCGGATGGCGCGGTGCTGCATCTGGCCCCTGCGGCCAAGCTGACGTTTGGCGAGCGCGACAACACCGGGGCGAGTGCGCGGGTGTTGGCGCTGGCGGCGGCCTGTGTGCAGGCCAATGTCGATCATCTGGCCAGCGATGCGATTGGGCAGGAGCAGTGGGTGAAATACAGCTTCCTGACCGCGCTGGCGGCGGGCACC is part of the Stenotrophomonas oahuensis genome and encodes:
- the panE gene encoding 2-dehydropantoate 2-reductase codes for the protein MRILVLGAGGTGGYFGGRLAQAGVDVTFLVRPARAAQLAQDGLVIRSPLGDAAFPVQHVTADGLAALAAEKPFDLVMLSCKAYDLESSIGAIAPAVSSRTNVLPILNGLRHYTALDERFGRNAVLGGLCFISATKAPDGAVLHLAPAAKLTFGERDNTGASARVLALAAACVQANVDHLASDAIGQEQWVKYSFLTALAAGTCLMRADVGRIVGTDEGEAIMRGLYAECLAVAEAAGEPVPEKAQGIALGALTQAGSALKASMLRDLEAGQQVEAMQIVGDMRLRAREAGVLAPLLAVAYAHLQAYEASRAG